Proteins co-encoded in one Flavivirga eckloniae genomic window:
- a CDS encoding DUF4861 family protein, with the protein MNNKYIFLILLFISFINLTTTSCAPKKDSYTISLTNGSDVKRSSETIEIALDKFPEFLKSDTKAIAVVDNVNNNVPVQFVDADLNSTADYLIFQTDLNPGETKAFKLVLNDSIGIKNEANIKTHCRFVPERMDDFAWENDRVAFRTYGPKCQQLFEEGTPGGLISSGFDCWLKRVNYPIIDKWYANNEKGVSYHEDHGEGLDNYHVGTTRGCGGTALLCNDSLVLSKNFKAWKVIANGPIRSIFELEYAPIEVCGNMVTETKRVSIDLGSNFYHCTVSYASEKPIEDTIKAAVGVTIHKGAGAIKSNKEAGWISYWEPMGDSFLGTAALVDPKIATDYNLDATVHDDETFNNIFINTSLTQNSFSYWAGYGWKKSGQFVDFNDWQNHLNTASLKINNPVGIEITKN; encoded by the coding sequence ATGAATAACAAATATATTTTCCTGATATTATTGTTTATTAGTTTTATTAATCTAACTACAACTTCCTGCGCACCTAAAAAAGATAGTTACACCATTTCGTTAACTAATGGTTCGGATGTAAAAAGAAGCTCTGAAACTATTGAAATAGCACTGGATAAATTTCCAGAATTTTTAAAAAGTGACACTAAAGCGATTGCAGTTGTTGATAATGTAAATAATAATGTCCCGGTGCAATTTGTTGATGCTGATTTGAATTCGACAGCCGATTATTTAATATTTCAAACCGATCTTAATCCTGGTGAAACCAAAGCGTTTAAACTTGTTTTAAATGATAGTATTGGTATTAAAAACGAAGCTAATATTAAAACACATTGCAGATTCGTACCGGAAAGAATGGATGATTTTGCCTGGGAAAACGACCGTGTTGCTTTTAGAACTTATGGGCCAAAATGTCAGCAGCTTTTTGAAGAAGGTACGCCTGGCGGCCTTATTTCTAGTGGTTTCGATTGTTGGTTAAAACGGGTTAATTATCCCATAATTGATAAATGGTATGCTAACAATGAGAAGGGTGTATCTTATCATGAAGATCATGGAGAAGGGTTAGATAATTACCATGTAGGTACCACCAGAGGTTGCGGAGGTACTGCCTTATTATGCAATGATAGTTTAGTTTTGAGCAAAAATTTTAAAGCGTGGAAAGTTATTGCTAACGGCCCCATTAGAAGCATTTTTGAACTTGAATACGCCCCTATTGAGGTGTGCGGTAACATGGTAACCGAAACAAAAAGGGTATCTATAGATTTAGGATCTAATTTTTACCATTGTACCGTTTCTTATGCTTCTGAAAAACCCATTGAAGATACCATAAAAGCTGCCGTTGGTGTTACGATTCACAAAGGTGCCGGAGCCATTAAATCTAACAAAGAAGCGGGTTGGATTTCTTATTGGGAGCCTATGGGTGACTCTTTCTTGGGAACGGCTGCGTTGGTAGATCCGAAAATCGCCACCGATTATAATTTAGATGCTACGGTTCATGATGATGAGACCTTTAATAATATTTTTATTAATACTTCTTTAACCCAAAATAGTTTTAGTTATTGGGCTGGGTATGGCTGGAAAAAAAGTGGTCAATTCGTTGACTTTAACGATTGGCAAAATCATTTGAATACAGCATCTTTAAAAATAAACAACCCAGTAGGTATTGAAATAACTAAAAACTGA
- a CDS encoding DUF5763 domain-containing protein gives MKYMIFFVSFVLYINVNAQNIYKTPSGERYHLSSCRMVENVSKKLLGNEDISKYRLTPCKICKPPSINNYVSSYNASNKAVGTSSSVRCKGYTQKGTRCKHKTKLANGYCYQHTKQNSSSKRKHSGYSKTTTSTCGARTKSGGYCKRKVKGGGRCYQH, from the coding sequence ATGAAGTACATGATTTTCTTCGTTTCCTTTGTTTTATATATAAATGTTAATGCTCAGAATATATATAAAACACCATCAGGAGAAAGATATCATTTGTCATCATGTAGGATGGTTGAAAATGTATCTAAAAAACTCTTGGGTAATGAAGATATATCGAAATACCGTTTAACACCTTGCAAAATTTGTAAGCCACCTTCTATAAACAATTATGTTAGCAGTTATAATGCTTCAAATAAAGCTGTTGGAACATCATCGTCTGTAAGATGTAAAGGATATACCCAAAAAGGTACAAGATGTAAACATAAAACCAAGCTTGCAAATGGTTATTGCTATCAGCATACCAAACAAAATAGTTCTTCAAAACGTAAACATTCAGGTTATTCTAAAACTACAACGTCTACCTGTGGTGCGCGTACCAAATCTGGTGGGTATTGCAAAAGAAAAGTAAAAGGTGGCGGACGTTGCTACCAGCATTAA
- a CDS encoding DinB family protein produces the protein MNIKADIIYSWNQNNKVTLYLLDNIEEDWLPTKLNDKGRSIGEQFVHINNIRSFWINKVGEKIDLKINKKYANKKSQLIEALQESSQKMRDTLYELFEQESIKGYKPHPTAFFAQMIAHESHHRGQIMTIIARNDLKISKSVNFGLWSWNNK, from the coding sequence ATGAATATTAAAGCAGACATAATCTATTCTTGGAATCAAAACAATAAGGTTACTTTGTACTTACTCGATAATATCGAAGAAGATTGGTTACCTACAAAACTAAACGATAAAGGAAGAAGTATAGGAGAACAATTTGTGCACATTAACAATATACGTTCCTTTTGGATTAATAAAGTCGGTGAAAAAATTGATTTGAAAATAAATAAGAAATATGCAAATAAGAAATCGCAACTTATTGAAGCTCTACAAGAATCATCACAAAAAATGAGAGATACTTTATATGAGTTATTCGAACAAGAAAGTATTAAAGGTTACAAGCCACATCCTACAGCCTTTTTTGCCCAAATGATTGCTCACGAATCACATCACAGAGGACAAATAATGACTATTATAGCAAGAAACGATTTGAAAATAAGTAAATCTGTTAATTTTGGTTTATGGAGCTGGAATAATAAATAG
- a CDS encoding nuclear transport factor 2 family protein, whose product MKTINEIWDIYRTCWNETNSVQRAEKLQKILTDDFEYKDPNFEVVGYAQLSDYMKQFQEQFEDASFITTYINTHHNRCLVNWNMVNDNNEVLSSGSSFVLYENDKLKQITGFFKES is encoded by the coding sequence ATGAAAACAATTAACGAAATATGGGATATATATAGAACCTGTTGGAATGAAACCAACTCAGTTCAACGAGCAGAAAAATTACAAAAAATTCTAACTGATGACTTTGAATATAAAGACCCAAACTTTGAAGTAGTAGGTTATGCACAACTATCAGATTATATGAAACAGTTTCAAGAACAATTTGAAGATGCTTCATTTATCACTACATACATCAATACTCATCACAATAGATGTTTAGTAAATTGGAATATGGTTAACGATAATAATGAGGTTCTTAGTAGTGGTTCAAGTTTTGTCCTTTACGAAAATGACAAACTCAAACAGATTACTGGGTTTTTTAAAGAAAGTTAG
- a CDS encoding TetR/AcrR family transcriptional regulator: MNYKHNKEKVIKKGMELFWAKGFHNLGINEICKETGMTKGAFYNSFESKESFLLTTINAYGELIVSHLQNELKSSKLKAFDKLIELYKNMLTSQIENNYKGCLVNNIMSEMGSSNNAIAELSAQQFNSFLQVIEPTVKDAQQNGDLSNAISSSILTEIIHTTFFGFLTRSKGTKDSGHLLMTSFLNSLKTKTDENN; encoded by the coding sequence ATGAACTACAAACACAATAAAGAAAAAGTAATAAAGAAAGGTATGGAACTCTTTTGGGCTAAAGGATTTCATAATTTGGGTATTAATGAGATATGTAAAGAAACAGGAATGACTAAAGGTGCTTTTTATAATTCTTTCGAAAGTAAAGAGTCTTTTCTACTAACAACCATTAATGCGTATGGAGAGTTAATAGTTTCTCATTTACAAAATGAATTAAAATCCAGCAAGTTAAAAGCGTTTGACAAATTGATTGAACTATATAAAAATATGCTCACTTCTCAGATTGAGAATAATTACAAAGGTTGTCTTGTAAACAACATAATGTCTGAAATGGGTTCTTCAAACAATGCTATTGCCGAATTATCTGCACAACAGTTTAATAGTTTTTTGCAAGTTATTGAACCCACAGTAAAAGATGCACAGCAAAATGGAGATTTAAGCAATGCTATTAGTTCAAGTATACTAACCGAAATAATCCATACCACATTTTTCGGATTCTTAACTAGGTCAAAAGGCACAAAAGATTCTGGTCATTTATTAATGACCTCATTTCTAAACTCATTAAAAACTAAAACTGATGAAAACAATTAA
- a CDS encoding alpha/beta fold hydrolase, protein MRINIINNVFFRLNEIKNPIGDIWLIHPFGESGLCYREVFESKLKNKFNIFVPDLPGFGVSPNNDNPLSVQQLTEKLKELINEISPDSNLYIVAHSVSGIIGTSLCKYFGEKINGYVSIEGNLTTKDSYYSSLPIHNSKEEFYRKYLTSVIENSKSRVDFRRYLASIYFANIDSLYKWGKSTEKIISQNKPGIEFLDLKCPKVYIWGDKDTPVETQRFIEEKKIPNIFLKGIGHWPMIEVSEKFYNLVNDFFLGNEKSK, encoded by the coding sequence ATGAGAATCAATATAATCAATAATGTTTTTTTCCGATTGAACGAAATAAAAAATCCTATTGGAGATATTTGGTTAATTCACCCTTTTGGAGAATCAGGCTTATGTTATAGAGAAGTTTTTGAGTCAAAACTCAAAAATAAGTTTAATATATTTGTTCCTGATTTACCAGGGTTTGGAGTAAGTCCCAATAATGATAATCCTTTATCAGTCCAACAACTCACGGAAAAACTTAAAGAGTTAATTAATGAAATTTCTCCTGATTCAAACTTATACATTGTTGCACATTCCGTCTCTGGAATAATTGGGACATCACTCTGCAAGTATTTTGGAGAAAAAATAAATGGTTATGTGAGTATTGAGGGCAACTTAACCACAAAGGATAGTTATTATTCATCTTTACCAATCCATAATTCAAAAGAAGAGTTTTATAGAAAATATCTTACTTCTGTAATCGAGAACTCCAAAAGTAGAGTAGACTTTAGAAGATATCTAGCAAGTATCTATTTTGCCAACATAGACTCGTTATATAAATGGGGGAAATCAACAGAAAAAATTATTTCTCAAAACAAGCCAGGTATTGAATTTTTAGATTTAAAATGTCCGAAAGTATATATTTGGGGCGATAAAGATACCCCTGTTGAAACGCAAAGATTCATTGAAGAGAAAAAGATCCCTAATATATTCTTAAAAGGAATAGGTCATTGGCCAATGATTGAAGTATCTGAGAAATTTTATAATTTAGTAAATGACTTTTTTTTAGGAAATGAAAAATCAAAATGA
- a CDS encoding YiiX/YebB-like N1pC/P60 family cysteine hydrolase, protein MIKKEILKSGDIILMKSDSRLSRIIRKKSDSEFSHAILYMGGSSYIDSDGPGVQAHNIQRLIFDNEDDIIVLRLINSNQIDILNKIELFARQKIGTAYSLNEAIQVLENGTSLEPKEVNRQFCTRFVTQAYHSAGVDIVKNFNYPTPNDILNSKFLSEVKGVVRKASEREIKYAQSDSPLETQIEIHNSIFAEARKISNQDIQTFDQLHELIINHPEYDNEITEFLRNSGYLYMMENDFEKNPWHYDPEAFIEYYRSEKIMLKVINELSAIDKRINLALIETINDTEKELEKYNREFLKEHLSLYKKLKSYSDMRLDTINAVFKRITKL, encoded by the coding sequence TTGATTAAAAAAGAAATACTAAAATCTGGTGATATCATTTTAATGAAATCGGACTCTCGGTTAAGTAGGATTATTCGAAAAAAGTCGGATAGTGAATTTTCTCACGCTATACTCTATATGGGGGGATCAAGCTATATAGATTCAGATGGACCTGGGGTGCAAGCTCATAATATCCAACGATTAATATTTGATAATGAAGATGATATTATCGTGCTTCGCTTAATTAATTCAAATCAAATAGATATATTAAACAAAATTGAACTGTTTGCTCGTCAAAAAATAGGTACAGCATATTCGCTAAATGAAGCCATTCAAGTTTTGGAAAATGGAACTTCATTAGAACCGAAAGAAGTAAATAGACAATTCTGTACTCGTTTTGTAACTCAAGCTTATCACTCAGCTGGTGTAGATATTGTTAAGAATTTCAATTATCCAACACCAAATGATATTCTAAATTCAAAATTTTTAAGTGAGGTCAAAGGTGTGGTAAGAAAAGCTTCAGAAAGAGAAATAAAATATGCCCAAAGCGATAGTCCTCTGGAAACTCAAATAGAAATTCATAATTCTATTTTTGCAGAAGCACGAAAAATTTCTAATCAAGATATTCAAACTTTCGACCAATTACATGAACTAATAATAAATCATCCCGAATATGACAATGAGATAACAGAATTTTTACGTAATTCGGGTTATTTGTATATGATGGAAAATGATTTTGAAAAAAATCCTTGGCATTATGATCCAGAAGCATTTATAGAGTATTATAGATCAGAAAAAATTATGCTTAAGGTAATTAATGAACTTTCAGCAATCGACAAGAGAATTAATTTGGCACTTATAGAAACTATTAATGATACTGAAAAGGAATTAGAAAAGTACAATAGAGAATTTTTAAAAGAACATTTAAGTCTATATAAAAAACTAAAAAGCTATAGTGATATGAGACTTGACACAATAAATGCGGTTTTTAAACGAATAACAAAACTCTGA
- a CDS encoding helix-turn-helix transcriptional regulator, which yields MSKLKPEDIAFNKKIALRIKQLRKETGLSQSKFAETHFIDRQIVSRWESVNDKRGVSIHTINRFCKMIDISLRDFFDSDMF from the coding sequence ATGTCTAAATTGAAACCTGAAGATATTGCATTTAACAAAAAAATTGCTCTAAGAATAAAGCAGTTAAGAAAAGAAACTGGCTTAAGTCAATCGAAATTTGCTGAAACTCACTTTATAGATAGGCAGATTGTAAGCCGTTGGGAAAGTGTAAACGATAAAAGAGGGGTTTCAATCCATACCATAAACCGGTTCTGCAAGATGATTGATATTTCCTTGAGGGATTTCTTTGATTCTGATATGTTTTAA
- a CDS encoding outer membrane lipoprotein-sorting protein produces the protein MKKIASILVVLITIGIQAQTAEERGLQIAKAAEKADLGFNSSSVNLKMTLKNKNGQTSERSLTTKTLELTEDGDKSLIVFNSPKDVKGTSTLTFTHKVGSDDQWLFLPSIKRVKRISSNNKSGPFVGSEFAYEDLSSQEVEKYSYKFIEEKGSLVVVEQDPVDPKSGYTRRLVTYNKDKGYRFEKVEFYDRKNALLKTLVYSDYKLYKNKFWRAGTFVMTNHQSNKETILKFSDYNFDINLSDEDFTQVALQRI, from the coding sequence ATGAAAAAAATAGCCTCTATACTAGTCGTATTAATTACAATAGGAATACAAGCGCAAACAGCAGAAGAGCGCGGATTACAAATTGCAAAAGCAGCAGAAAAAGCAGATTTGGGGTTTAATAGCTCTTCAGTTAACTTAAAAATGACCCTTAAAAATAAAAACGGTCAAACCAGCGAACGTTCACTTACAACAAAAACATTGGAGCTTACAGAAGATGGCGATAAATCCTTAATCGTTTTTAATAGTCCTAAAGATGTTAAGGGAACATCCACATTAACATTTACGCATAAAGTAGGCTCAGACGATCAGTGGTTGTTTTTACCATCTATTAAACGTGTAAAAAGAATTTCATCTAATAATAAATCAGGACCATTTGTAGGCAGTGAATTTGCATACGAAGATTTATCGTCGCAAGAAGTGGAAAAGTACAGCTATAAGTTTATAGAAGAAAAAGGAAGCCTTGTGGTTGTAGAACAAGACCCTGTAGATCCAAAGTCGGGATACACAAGACGTTTGGTAACCTACAATAAAGATAAAGGGTACCGTTTTGAAAAAGTTGAGTTTTACGACAGAAAAAATGCGTTGCTAAAAACATTGGTTTATAGCGACTACAAGCTGTACAAAAACAAATTTTGGAGAGCAGGAACGTTTGTTATGACCAATCACCAGAGTAACAAAGAAACCATTTTAAAGTTTAGCGACTATAATTTTGATATAAACCTTTCGGACGAAGATTTTACTCAAGTCGCTTTACAAAGAATTTGA
- a CDS encoding efflux RND transporter permease subunit → MNAIKKAQSATNVFARSWANFVIRFKWPILLATLVLAMGLGSQGNMEFDGDYHVFFSKSNPELEAFDALQEKYTKDDNVILVLSPSNGNIFTKENLVAIEELTAESWNTPYSSRVDAVTNFQHTSADGDDLYVDDLSYESSLKTEAEILEIKEKALKEPLLVNRILNEKGSVTAINITVRLPGENINEIPGEVTPFVRNMIAEFKEKHPNFEVHTSGLIPMNTAFFEASQNDMGLTMIMLIIVIITTFILTRNIWSTLATLVVVLFSIISAVGFVGIMGIKMTPPSAVFPTMILTLAVADSIHILVTMLQKMRNDGLNKVDALKEAIRLNFMPVFITSLTTVIGFLTMNFGDVPPFWDLGNITAFGMAMAFLYSTTTLPALMAIFPVKSKVKKEETKVRKNWYVGLGNFVVKQPVRLSIISVIVIGGLTYLATNNTFNDEFINYFDESIAFRTDTDYIKDNLTGIYNVEYSISSGESGGINNPEYLKHLNAFEDWLNEQPEVIHVNAFSEVARRVNRSMHGDDESFYRIPDNRDEAAQYLLLYELSLPFGLDLNNQINVDKSETRVTVTVDNINSTEMIAFSKRGEDWLRDNTPQAMHAMGVSPTLMFSKLGFRQADSMLKGNIIALILISLVLMLALRNFKLGLLSIIPNVTPVLVGFGIWALYKAQINTGMVIVFGMTLGIIVDDTVHFMSKFLRARRELGYDAKQAVVYAFETVGKALVTTTVVLLAGFSVLSTSPFALNSYMARITVIIILAALIIDFILLPSLLILTSKKTTEEESTVAQVIFHK, encoded by the coding sequence ACCCTAGTACTGGCCATGGGATTAGGCTCTCAGGGCAATATGGAATTCGATGGCGACTACCATGTTTTCTTTAGTAAGTCGAATCCAGAATTAGAGGCTTTTGATGCCTTACAGGAAAAATACACCAAGGATGATAATGTTATTTTAGTATTGTCTCCATCAAATGGCAACATTTTCACAAAAGAAAATCTTGTAGCTATTGAAGAGTTAACTGCAGAATCATGGAACACCCCTTATTCTTCGAGAGTGGATGCAGTAACCAACTTTCAGCATACAAGTGCCGATGGAGACGATTTATATGTTGATGATTTATCGTATGAATCGTCCTTAAAAACAGAAGCCGAGATTTTAGAGATCAAGGAAAAAGCTTTAAAAGAACCACTTCTTGTTAACAGGATTCTTAACGAAAAAGGGAGTGTAACAGCTATAAATATAACCGTAAGGCTTCCGGGCGAAAACATAAATGAAATTCCTGGAGAAGTAACGCCTTTTGTTAGAAATATGATTGCTGAATTTAAGGAAAAGCACCCGAATTTCGAAGTACACACTTCAGGTTTAATTCCTATGAACACGGCTTTCTTTGAAGCGTCTCAGAACGATATGGGTTTAACCATGATTATGCTTATCATAGTTATTATAACCACATTTATCTTAACCAGAAACATTTGGAGTACCCTCGCAACATTGGTTGTTGTATTGTTTTCTATAATAAGTGCTGTTGGTTTTGTTGGTATTATGGGTATAAAAATGACGCCGCCTTCTGCCGTATTCCCTACCATGATTCTTACGTTGGCCGTTGCAGACAGTATTCATATACTCGTTACCATGCTTCAAAAAATGCGTAATGATGGTCTTAATAAAGTTGATGCTTTAAAAGAAGCGATTCGACTAAATTTCATGCCTGTATTCATTACAAGTTTAACTACAGTAATCGGGTTTTTAACCATGAATTTTGGCGATGTACCTCCGTTTTGGGATTTAGGTAACATTACCGCCTTTGGTATGGCCATGGCGTTCTTATACTCTACCACAACATTACCAGCATTAATGGCAATCTTTCCAGTTAAATCCAAAGTTAAAAAAGAAGAAACCAAAGTACGTAAAAATTGGTATGTCGGTTTAGGGAACTTTGTGGTGAAACAACCAGTAAGGCTGTCTATTATCTCGGTTATAGTTATTGGAGGACTCACCTATCTCGCTACCAACAATACGTTTAACGATGAATTTATAAATTATTTTGATGAAAGTATCGCCTTTAGAACCGATACCGATTATATAAAAGATAATCTAACCGGTATTTATAATGTTGAATACTCTATTAGTAGTGGAGAAAGTGGCGGTATTAATAATCCGGAATATCTTAAACACTTAAATGCCTTCGAAGATTGGCTTAACGAACAGCCAGAAGTAATACATGTTAATGCTTTTAGCGAAGTGGCCAGACGTGTTAACAGATCGATGCACGGAGACGACGAAAGTTTCTACCGCATTCCAGATAACAGAGACGAAGCAGCCCAATACTTATTGCTTTACGAGTTGTCTTTACCTTTCGGACTAGATCTTAACAATCAAATTAATGTCGATAAATCTGAAACCAGAGTAACCGTAACTGTAGATAATATTAATAGTACCGAGATGATTGCCTTTTCGAAAAGAGGTGAAGATTGGTTACGGGATAATACGCCACAAGCTATGCATGCCATGGGGGTAAGCCCAACATTGATGTTTTCTAAATTAGGATTCAGGCAAGCAGATAGCATGCTTAAAGGAAACATTATCGCGCTTATATTAATCTCTTTAGTGTTAATGCTGGCTTTAAGAAACTTTAAACTTGGCTTGCTAAGTATTATTCCAAATGTAACACCAGTTTTAGTTGGCTTTGGTATTTGGGCACTTTATAAAGCACAAATAAACACAGGTATGGTAATTGTTTTTGGGATGACACTGGGAATTATAGTCGACGATACCGTCCATTTTATGAGTAAGTTCTTAAGAGCCAGACGTGAGCTGGGGTACGATGCCAAACAGGCTGTGGTATATGCTTTCGAAACCGTTGGAAAAGCACTCGTAACAACAACCGTTGTTTTATTGGCCGGTTTTTCGGTGCTCTCAACATCGCCATTTGCCTTAAACAGTTATATGGCAAGAATAACCGTAATCATCATTTTGGCAGCTCTAATAATAGATTTCATCTTGCTACCATCCTTGCTCATTCTTACAAGTAAAAAAACAACAGAAGAAGAATCTACAGTAGCACAAGTTATTTTCCATAAATAA